The genomic interval ACCGCCAAGGATCTGCCGGTCGATTTCCGCTGCCAGCTGCTTGGTATCCTCGTGGTACGCGGTCACCGGCGCGGTGAAGTTGATGTGCACGCGACCCTTGTAGCCGGTAATGCCCTTGGCGATGCTGTTGTCATCCTCGCCTGGTGCCTTCGTGTAGGTACCGGTAGTGGCGCGGATGTACAGCTCGCGGGCCTTGGCCTGGTCACACGGATCATATTCGTAGCTGATCGACACCGGCGTCAGGTTGAGGCTCTGGATCACCGCACCGAACGGCTCGTCCTTGCGGCTCATGTGGAACATCTTGAGGATCGCCGAATCGGTACGGTCGTCACCGTCCTTGGCGCGGCCTTCGGCCTGGGCAATCCAGATCGACGTGGCGTCGTTGCGGATCGAGTGGTTGATGTAGGCCGAGAGCAACTGGTAAGCCGCCAGCTTCTCGCGGCGCCCGCTGATCGAGCGGTGCACGATGAAGCTTTTGTTCAGGCGCATCATGTCGCTGACAAAGGGCTTTTGCAGCAGGTTGTCACCAATGGCAATGCGCGGGGTGGGCAGGCCTGCGTGGTACACCGCGTAGTTGACAAAGGCCGGGTCCATGACGATGTCACGGTGGTTGGCCAGGAACAGGTAGGCGGTGCCTGCCTTGAGCTGTTCCACGCCCGAATAAGTAACGCCGTCGGTGGCGCGGTCGATGGTCTGGTCGACGTAGTACTCGACTTTGTCCTGCAAGGTCGAAACGCAGGTGACGCCGGCAAACTCCTTGCGCAGGCGGCGGGCAATCAGCGGCTTGAGCAACCAGCCGAGAGCACCGGCCGCACGCGGGAAGCGGAAGTGGGTGAGGATATCGAGGAATGCCGGGTCGCTGAGCAGGCGTGCCAGGACGGCAGGGACCTCAGCGTCGTCGTACGGTCGGATGGCATCGAATTCGCCCATCATGCTCTCTTGTTGGAAACGGCTAGGGTAATAGGTAGGGGCGGGCTCCGAAAAACGGCTCGGACACACACAGGCCCTGTAAACAGACCGGCAATTATACGCATAAGTCACCCCGGAGGCCGCGATGCTGGAAACTGCCAACTACGATTGCCCTTATTGTGGCGAAGAAATCGAAACCACGGTGGACCTGTCCGGTGGCGATCAGGAGTACTTCGAGGACTGTCAGGTGTGCTGCAAGCCTGTCCGCTTCTTGCTGCAGGTGCATGGCGAGGAATGGATGCTGGATGTCTTCGGTGAGAATGACTGATGCGACGGATCTACGAACCTGAAAACCTGCTCGAGGCCGAAATGCTGCTCGGTATGCTGGCCAGTGAGGGCATCAACGTGCAGCTGGTGGGCCGTGACTTGATGGGGGGCGTAGGCGAACTGCCCCTGCAAGGTCTGTTGGGGCTTGCGGTGGCGGATGAGCAGGCCGAGTACGCACGGCAGCTGATCGATGCGTACAATGATGCCCAGCCACTGGTTGGCGACGAACCGGAGAGCTTCCCCGGTACCTTGATCTGCTAGGTTCTGAATTCGCCCATGTGTGGACGTTATGCCCTGTTTCGCTGGCCCCAGGCGCTTGCCAGCCTGCCTGGCTTCCCCCAAGGCCAGCCGGCCCAATGGAACATTTCCCCCGGGGCTTCGGTGCTGATCCAGCGCCAGCTCGAGGGCCAGCAGCAAGTGGCCAAGGCGCGCTGGGGGCT from Pseudomonas fortuita carries:
- a CDS encoding CPXCG motif-containing cysteine-rich protein, coding for MLETANYDCPYCGEEIETTVDLSGGDQEYFEDCQVCCKPVRFLLQVHGEEWMLDVFGEND
- a CDS encoding putative signal transducing protein, with amino-acid sequence MRRIYEPENLLEAEMLLGMLASEGINVQLVGRDLMGGVGELPLQGLLGLAVADEQAEYARQLIDAYNDAQPLVGDEPESFPGTLIC
- a CDS encoding 1-acyl-sn-glycerol-3-phosphate acyltransferase; this encodes MMGEFDAIRPYDDAEVPAVLARLLSDPAFLDILTHFRFPRAAGALGWLLKPLIARRLRKEFAGVTCVSTLQDKVEYYVDQTIDRATDGVTYSGVEQLKAGTAYLFLANHRDIVMDPAFVNYAVYHAGLPTPRIAIGDNLLQKPFVSDMMRLNKSFIVHRSISGRREKLAAYQLLSAYINHSIRNDATSIWIAQAEGRAKDGDDRTDSAILKMFHMSRKDEPFGAVIQSLNLTPVSISYEYDPCDQAKARELYIRATTGTYTKAPGEDDNSIAKGITGYKGRVHINFTAPVTAYHEDTKQLAAEIDRQILGGYRLFPVHYLAYAMWEGKDEALQVPSAEKVFPADELAKAKEEWQRRLDACPEEQRPYLVLQYATPVRNQYQVRQQAPVA